From the genome of Papaver somniferum cultivar HN1 chromosome 2, ASM357369v1, whole genome shotgun sequence, one region includes:
- the LOC113351392 gene encoding uncharacterized protein LOC113351392, whose protein sequence is MSCFVLPERVIKELNSKFKIFLWADPDLKKSYNPIKWSFACHSYEEGGLGIKDLENTNVAANLRHIWDLISSKDIIWTSWVKNFMEDEVRDVVKEISKTEFNISESDQIFWKSGATALLKRLKTKSKLCKWGTISDSTCILCGTDEESENHLFHKCQFSSEICKRLLLKMGIVKDLENSWDEEVNWCAQHFSSAKYVGMIKKLTLNSFVYHIWRERNNRVFRNQHGSQDQVSLMIIQDVRFKMLATKYKETDTSNARAFMRRWNIDCSFVIPEIILCTWLYPQRDEVMINTDGSRTDTAGGFGDIIRDHEAEVVAAASG, encoded by the exons ATGTCTTGCTTTGTACTTCCTGAAAGAGTCATCAAGGAGCTAAATTCTAAGTTCAAAATATTTCTATGGGCTGATCCTGACTTAAAGAAGAGTTATAATCCTATCAAATGGAGTTTTGCTTGTCACTCTTATGAAGAAGGGGGTTTGGGAATCAAGGATTTAGAAAATACTAATGTCGCAGCAAATTTAAGGCATATCTGGGATTTAATCTCTAGCAAAGATATTATATGGACTTCATGGGTTAAAA ATTTTATGGAAGATGAAGTCCGAGATGTTGTCAAGGAAATTTCTAAGACTGAGTTCAACATTTCAGAGAGTGATCAAATCTTTTGGAAATCAGGAGCTACAG CTCTCCTTAAGAGATTAAAAACAAAGAGTAAGTTATGTAAATGGGGAACAATCTCTGACTCAACTTGTATTTTATGTGGAACTGATGAAGAGTCTGAAAACCATTTGTTCCACAAGTGTCAATTCTCTTCTGAAATTTGTAAACGTCTTCTTCTGAAAATGGGGATTGTTAAGGATCTTGAAAACTCTTGGGATGAAGAAGTAAATTGGTGTGCTCAACATTTTTCAAGTGCTAAATATGTGGGCATGATTAAAAAATTGACTCTTAATAGTTTTGTTTACCATATTTGGAGAGAAAGAAATAACAGAGTGTTTAGAAATCAGCATGGCTCTCAAGACCAAGTCAGTTTGATGATTATACAAGATGTAAGATTCAAAATGTTAGCCACGAAATATAAGGAGACCGATACCTCTAATGCAAGAGCTTTTATGAGAAGATGGAATATTGATTGCTCCTTTGTTATCCCAGAAATCATTCTTTGCACTTGGTTGTACCCACAAAGAGATGAAGTCATGATTAATACAGATGGTTCAAGAACTGATACTGCAGGAGGGTTTGGAGATATCATTAGAGATCATGAAGCTGAGGTGGTTGCAGCTGCAAGTGGATAA